A window of Candidatus Poribacteria bacterium contains these coding sequences:
- a CDS encoding MotA/TolQ/ExbB proton channel family protein: MANPIEMIISGLEQLSGGGILLIPLIGCSICAHAIIMERIYHLRRERVIPSQFVTRSIYHELVQGNPEIAIQMCERRPGPLTNILRAGIEHRNADEETLKRVLRLSINGEKPKLTRYLHILGMLSAVAIYIGLLGTFLGMIASFGNLYEVEGQVGQSSEIAAGISQALITTAAGLMIALPTYVAYYYFNSKVQLFLTELERHGMSLVRFLIAEEHKLFRDGFEDIERLIQEEAN; this comes from the coding sequence ATGGCGAATCCGATCGAGATGATTATTTCAGGATTAGAGCAGTTGAGTGGGGGTGGGATCCTTCTCATTCCCCTGATTGGTTGTTCAATCTGTGCACACGCGATTATTATGGAACGGATCTATCATCTGCGTCGTGAACGAGTCATCCCATCACAGTTTGTGACCCGTAGCATCTATCACGAACTTGTACAGGGCAATCCTGAAATCGCAATCCAGATGTGTGAGAGGCGCCCGGGTCCTTTGACAAATATTCTTCGCGCCGGAATAGAACACAGAAACGCCGATGAGGAAACGCTTAAACGGGTCCTCCGTTTATCCATCAATGGCGAAAAACCGAAATTGACGCGATACCTCCATATTTTGGGAATGTTATCTGCCGTTGCAATATATATAGGCTTACTCGGCACATTTCTCGGTATGATCGCCTCATTTGGCAACCTTTATGAGGTGGAAGGGCAGGTGGGACAGTCGAGTGAGATTGCTGCTGGGATCTCCCAAGCCTTAATCACAACAGCCGCTGGGTTAATGATCGCGCTACCAACATATGTTGCGTACTACTATTTTAACAGCAAGGTGCAGCTCTTTTTAACAGAACTGGAAAGACACGGTATGTCTCTGGTCCGCTTTCTTATCGCTGAAGAACACAAGCTATTTCGAGACGGATTTGAAGATATTGAGCGTTTGATCCAAGAGGAGGCAAACTGA
- a CDS encoding TonB-dependent receptor, translating to MSKRETEQNEHMEGWAKHSMQYVRSNTFHVLCFTFCILLSLSQVSAQTQESSDTQLESDLPDEVIAEIIDTTRIVLEPRSRFSDPLVPQLIHAIALYPKERLWNLPPTTTPQKAVKPTDPPPKNYSFHLNAYPSLPESLIYQVLFAGHTKQTYGFLHLNRQQLGNARTKERGDYNLDGIRGGLSHEYQELSKISLDFGLNLKALEWFPATEGDPNPQKDLSLFRSDLNWQQQISETTWSTLNLDTTLLRIDHDGSEPRDEVADLRLNFDMALSWPFLNPIHAGGNVEYFSAGDAEEIIARLYARDEFSPFGPFVLSIGLEGVSFREHDDTVEDRADAQFDMVDTPQQPDAETGEGEADPQLNMADTPQEADIETGEDKTDSQLNMTDTSEQTDVETGADKLNLPLYPSLALTTHLDKHWLIRLEGSRTIARHRLSTLYFDTDYISFNPRLRPEKAWNGKITLKYHRGAKFEVNLSGFAKQTDDLVILMTLKEHLENIGVQPINIDASIYGGQLLISARIVDRLDLRFQYTHELHDTAGISETNTDPRIPYRAADRIDMDAVYHLPSEFHVALKAELRGPRYVDMTPGDPLKSYLLLQPKLSKTIGNFDVFVGGAFAIGEYRLLELYELSQRNFDFGIELKF from the coding sequence ATGAGCAAAAGAGAAACAGAGCAGAATGAACATATGGAAGGATGGGCAAAACATTCTATGCAATACGTTCGATCTAATACTTTCCATGTTTTATGCTTTACATTTTGCATTCTACTCAGTTTATCACAAGTTTCCGCCCAAACACAGGAATCATCGGACACACAGTTAGAATCGGACCTTCCAGACGAGGTTATCGCAGAGATTATTGATACCACCCGAATCGTGCTTGAGCCACGCAGCCGTTTTAGCGACCCGTTGGTGCCCCAACTAATTCACGCCATCGCACTATATCCCAAAGAACGTCTCTGGAATCTACCGCCCACTACTACGCCCCAAAAAGCTGTTAAGCCCACCGATCCACCACCGAAGAACTATAGTTTTCACCTCAATGCTTATCCAAGTTTACCAGAATCATTAATCTATCAGGTGCTTTTCGCGGGACACACGAAGCAGACATACGGTTTCCTCCACCTGAACCGGCAGCAACTTGGTAATGCACGGACCAAAGAGCGAGGAGATTATAATCTTGACGGGATCCGCGGCGGATTAAGTCACGAGTATCAGGAGTTGAGCAAAATCTCCCTTGATTTTGGACTAAATCTCAAAGCCTTGGAGTGGTTCCCAGCTACGGAAGGAGATCCAAACCCTCAGAAGGATTTGAGCCTTTTTCGCTCCGATCTGAATTGGCAACAGCAGATTTCCGAAACAACGTGGTCAACATTGAATCTCGATACGACGCTACTCCGTATTGACCACGATGGGTCTGAGCCACGGGATGAAGTAGCGGATCTGCGTCTTAACTTTGATATGGCGCTTTCGTGGCCCTTCCTGAACCCAATTCACGCCGGCGGTAACGTGGAATATTTTTCCGCAGGAGATGCTGAAGAGATAATCGCTCGACTGTATGCCCGCGATGAGTTCTCGCCATTTGGACCCTTTGTCTTGAGTATCGGCTTAGAAGGGGTTAGTTTTCGTGAACACGACGACACGGTCGAAGATAGAGCGGACGCGCAGTTCGACATGGTAGACACACCTCAACAGCCCGATGCTGAAACTGGCGAGGGCGAGGCAGATCCGCAATTAAACATGGCAGATACACCTCAAGAGGCTGACATTGAAACTGGTGAAGATAAGACGGACTCGCAGTTAAACATGACGGACACATCTGAACAGACTGACGTTGAAACTGGTGCGGATAAACTAAACTTACCGCTGTACCCATCTCTTGCGTTGACAACCCATCTTGACAAACATTGGTTGATCCGACTTGAAGGATCTCGGACAATTGCCCGGCACCGATTGTCAACACTTTACTTTGACACAGATTATATCAGCTTCAACCCGCGCCTTCGTCCAGAAAAGGCTTGGAATGGAAAAATAACCTTAAAGTATCATCGCGGTGCAAAGTTTGAAGTGAATCTATCCGGTTTCGCAAAGCAGACAGACGACCTTGTTATCCTGATGACTCTGAAGGAACATCTCGAAAATATTGGTGTGCAGCCAATAAACATTGATGCGTCAATCTACGGCGGGCAGCTGCTTATCTCCGCTCGCATTGTTGACCGCCTTGACCTGCGGTTTCAGTACACGCATGAGCTTCACGACACGGCTGGGATTTCAGAGACCAACACGGATCCAAGAATTCCTTACAGGGCAGCGGATCGCATTGATATGGATGCGGTGTATCATCTCCCATCAGAGTTCCATGTCGCGCTTAAAGCCGAATTGCGGGGACCTAGATATGTCGATATGACGCCCGGTGACCCATTGAAGAGTTATCTTCTGTTGCAACCTAAACTGAGCAAAACAATTGGAAACTTTGATGTCTTTGTCGGTGGAGCGTTTGCGATTGGAGAGTATCGTCTATTGGAGTTGTATGAACTTTCGCAGCGTAATTTTGATTTTGGGATTGAGTTAAAATTTTGA
- a CDS encoding tetratricopeptide repeat protein, giving the protein MNRCFVNLSYCIALVMIAAVITGCANVMPLSVKVQNADRKFEQAQGMTIRADTPENRKADLAKRKELYDTALAGYLEIIAQDPTGKYATYSHFQGAAIYKKRFEWDKATEHYQAIVDIAPSGFLGGRAKSGIADIRKNRQVIKDNRRTYQNHAPLSKDLAMRAKEATAPEDIELYNQQAEDSRDKAVRALYDEARAYQTLGNSEEAIKQFERVVTEFPEHRLAPQAQFQVGNIYFYELYDYIGGWPAYIKVIEKFPDSYEASDAETLLKETETTLTEIAQDQADIKKYTNQKALDYIQAGRKVLPSDLYVAGYADRIAQNFQNIGSGWVKMRNYPAAIAAYRKLAENLSYKKFHAADALFRIGDLYQKDGQYQRAIAAFEDMLTKAPESTWRDEAVYQQAVCFRAVREFEKAYESFKAYMSIDKEGKYYREAEQIVRQYDLDQDGDGFKFYVEQEAGTSDKDPNDNPDAKKQQAEEAQQGGM; this is encoded by the coding sequence ATGAATCGCTGTTTTGTAAACCTTTCCTATTGTATCGCGCTTGTAATGATAGCGGCGGTGATTACCGGTTGTGCAAACGTCATGCCGTTAAGTGTAAAGGTCCAAAATGCAGACCGTAAATTTGAGCAAGCTCAAGGTATGACCATTCGCGCGGATACACCGGAAAATAGAAAAGCAGACCTCGCCAAACGGAAAGAACTGTATGATACCGCACTTGCAGGGTATCTCGAAATTATCGCACAAGATCCAACTGGAAAGTATGCAACCTATTCACATTTCCAAGGAGCGGCAATCTACAAAAAACGTTTTGAATGGGATAAAGCTACAGAGCATTATCAAGCCATTGTAGACATCGCCCCTTCCGGCTTCCTAGGGGGTCGCGCAAAGAGTGGTATTGCTGATATTCGTAAAAATCGTCAAGTTATCAAAGACAATAGGCGTACCTATCAAAACCACGCTCCCCTCAGCAAAGATTTAGCCATGCGTGCGAAGGAAGCTACTGCGCCCGAAGACATAGAACTGTACAACCAACAAGCAGAAGATAGTAGAGATAAAGCCGTACGTGCACTTTACGATGAAGCACGGGCTTACCAAACACTTGGTAATTCTGAAGAGGCAATTAAGCAGTTTGAACGAGTGGTCACAGAGTTTCCTGAACATCGACTGGCACCCCAAGCCCAGTTCCAAGTTGGCAATATCTATTTTTATGAACTCTATGACTACATAGGCGGATGGCCCGCGTATATCAAAGTCATTGAAAAGTTTCCAGATTCCTACGAAGCCTCCGATGCAGAAACCTTGCTGAAGGAGACAGAAACAACCCTGACAGAGATTGCTCAAGATCAGGCTGACATTAAAAAGTATACAAACCAGAAGGCGCTCGACTACATCCAAGCGGGACGGAAGGTACTCCCAAGTGACTTGTATGTCGCGGGGTACGCAGACCGTATCGCCCAGAATTTCCAGAACATCGGATCTGGTTGGGTAAAGATGAGAAACTATCCGGCTGCAATTGCCGCTTACCGTAAATTGGCAGAAAATCTGTCATACAAAAAGTTCCATGCTGCAGATGCACTGTTTCGGATTGGCGATCTGTATCAAAAAGACGGGCAGTATCAGCGTGCAATCGCTGCTTTTGAGGATATGCTAACAAAAGCCCCCGAATCTACTTGGCGGGATGAAGCGGTGTATCAGCAAGCCGTTTGTTTTCGCGCTGTCCGTGAGTTTGAGAAAGCCTACGAAAGCTTCAAGGCTTACATGAGTATAGACAAAGAAGGCAAATACTACCGCGAGGCTGAGCAGATTGTCCGTCAGTATGATCTGGACCAGGATGGCGATGGCTTCAAGTTCTATGTCGAACAGGAAGCCGGCACCTCCGATAAAGATCCTAACGACAATCCGGACGCTAAGAAACAGCAAGCCGAAGAGGCGCAGCAGGGTGGTATGTAG